One genomic region from Cucumis melo cultivar AY chromosome 9, USDA_Cmelo_AY_1.0, whole genome shotgun sequence encodes:
- the LOC103504366 gene encoding zinc finger protein 7-like, which produces METLNLNLEAAKDSEPSSSQEANPDHSNTATTTSSCSPSLSKVVVADTSPLSLDLTLQFNSNDIDSKGDGEINGETSSNKSPSSTIPRVFSCNYCRRKFFSSQALGGHQNAHKRERTMAKRVTRMGMFFDRYGSLASLPLHGSALRSLGIEAHGALHQTVVASDQRPYPGRSIGAKFEQSSFGFPTFIEDYDDDVGMFWPGSFRQVAAKVDSSLGPLKTPVQNSNPEFGKTMPPPRTGATSSPDLTLRLYNL; this is translated from the exons ATGgaaactttaaatttaaaccTTGAAGCTGCAAAAGACTCAGAGCCCAGCAGCAGTCAAGAAGCAAATCCTGATCACTCCAACACTGCCACTACCACTTCTTCCTGTTCACCAAGTTTGAGTAAAGTAGTCGTTGCTGATACAAGTCCCCTTTCACTTGATTTGACACTGCAGTTTAACTCCAACGATATCGATTCAAAGGGGGATGGCGAGATCAATGGGGAAACAAGCAGTAACAAATCTCCATCTTCAACAATACCAAGAGTTTTCTCTTGCAATTACTGTCGACGCAAGTTCTTTAGCTCGCAAGCACTTGGTGGGCATCAGAATGCACACAAAAGGGAAAGGACAATGGCTAAACGTGTGACACGGATGGGAATGTTCTTCGACAGATACGGTAGCTTGGCTTCTCTGCCACTCCATGGCTCAGCTCTTAGATCCCTTGGCATTGAAGCTCACGGTGCTCTACACCAAACAGTTGTAGCTTCAGATCAGAGGCCTTATCCTGGTAGGAGTATCGGAGCAAAGTTCGAGCAAAGCTCTTTTGGGTTCCCAACATTCATCGAGGACTACGATGATGATGTAGGGATGTTTTGGCCCGGAAGTTTTAGGCAGGTGGCTGCCAAAGTTGATAGCAGCTTAGGTCCTTTGAAAACCCCagttcaaaattcaaatccaGAGTTTGGGAAAACAATGCCTCCACCAAGAACAGGAGCAACATCATCACCTGATCTCACTTTGAGGCTTTA TAACCTATAG